Proteins found in one Paenibacillus dendritiformis genomic segment:
- a CDS encoding carbohydrate ABC transporter permease, with the protein MSLNANSASRHQGPSSRSQWSRRDRTGYLFAAPMLIGVLVFSLYPILAALYMSFQHTNGIEGRFNGVQNYRNVLTDPVFWQSLYNTLFMGLLSVVLGIVSSFVLASLINSLPWTGGKNFFKSVFFLPNVVSAVATSILFSFLFYPGEEGLLNFLLAQVGLGPVGWFTDPAFSRFSIVLMSMWGALGYNTIIFLAALQSVPRDLYEAAEVDGANGFRKWLYITIPYLRPVFVFMVVMGTIGGMKRFTDVWLIGGTAGNPDGTLMTSVLYIYRTAFIGHQMGLATAASYLLFLVILILTVLILRTNRRHDVD; encoded by the coding sequence ATGTCTCTGAACGCGAACTCCGCTTCCCGTCACCAGGGTCCGTCCTCTCGAAGCCAATGGAGCCGTAGAGACAGGACAGGATATTTATTTGCCGCGCCGATGCTTATCGGTGTGCTTGTCTTCTCGTTGTATCCGATTCTGGCTGCGCTTTATATGAGCTTCCAGCATACGAACGGAATCGAGGGCCGCTTCAATGGAGTGCAGAATTACCGGAACGTATTAACCGATCCGGTGTTCTGGCAGTCGCTGTACAACACGCTGTTCATGGGTTTGCTGTCCGTCGTCCTTGGCATCGTATCCTCCTTTGTGCTGGCCAGCTTAATCAACAGCCTGCCGTGGACGGGGGGCAAAAACTTTTTCAAGAGCGTCTTCTTCCTTCCCAATGTCGTGTCTGCGGTAGCGACAAGTATTCTGTTCTCCTTCCTGTTCTATCCGGGAGAAGAGGGGTTGCTTAATTTTCTGCTCGCCCAGGTCGGATTGGGACCGGTCGGCTGGTTCACCGACCCGGCCTTTTCCCGGTTCAGCATCGTTCTGATGAGCATGTGGGGCGCTCTCGGATACAACACGATTATTTTCCTCGCCGCATTGCAGAGCGTGCCGCGCGACTTGTACGAGGCGGCGGAGGTCGATGGAGCGAACGGCTTCCGCAAATGGCTCTATATCACGATCCCGTATCTTCGTCCCGTCTTCGTGTTCATGGTCGTGATGGGAACGATAGGCGGCATGAAGCGCTTCACCGATGTATGGCTCATCGGCGGCACGGCCGGCAATCCGGACGGCACGCTGATGACCTCTGTTCTGTATATTTACCGAACCGCCTTCATCGGGCATCAGATGGGGCTGGCCACGGCCGCCTCGTACTTGCTGTTCCTGGTCATTCTTATTTTGACTGTGTTGATTCTCCGCACGAACCGCCGTCATGACGTCGACTAG
- a CDS encoding MFS transporter, translated as MEETLEKPFKSTPKAGMPYYWKVILVFTLGWVFMYADRTILNPIMPILAKEFGINNAQLGLINSVFFLAYAVLQIPAGTLGDRLGRKNVLVPGYILFGIATAFTGIANSFFMLLLARIVTGIGEGTYYGPQYALSSEAIPEKVRTVGTAVINSGQAIGISLGYITASTLTLEHGWNWRIPFYIMAIPTIITALLIWFVIKEKPRKFNVEARGADTKKGETQKTSMFALFKNRNLSLTFIMVFCSLYGFFAILTWLPQYLQTERGYQGSDVGFISSLVPWASIPGALFFGYLSDKFGRRKPLVYILVPIAALSIYLVVYTQSDAAMMFALIVYGLTGKLALDPVLVAFVADNAPKEAYSTAFGLYNFIGMSSSILAPYITGYLVDTTGSMRSGFFLAMILLFIGLAAMIFTKEKPRTRTA; from the coding sequence ATGGAAGAAACATTGGAGAAACCGTTCAAATCGACTCCAAAGGCGGGGATGCCTTACTATTGGAAGGTTATTCTCGTATTTACGCTCGGCTGGGTATTCATGTATGCCGACCGTACCATACTCAATCCGATCATGCCTATTTTGGCGAAAGAATTCGGTATCAACAATGCGCAGCTCGGTTTGATCAACAGTGTGTTTTTTCTCGCCTATGCGGTTCTGCAGATTCCAGCGGGAACGCTTGGCGACCGGTTGGGGCGCAAGAACGTTCTTGTCCCCGGATATATTCTATTTGGCATAGCTACCGCTTTTACCGGGATCGCCAACTCCTTTTTCATGCTCCTCCTTGCCCGGATCGTGACCGGCATAGGCGAAGGGACGTATTACGGTCCGCAGTACGCGTTGTCATCCGAAGCGATTCCCGAGAAAGTACGTACGGTTGGCACGGCGGTCATTAACAGCGGGCAAGCGATCGGGATTTCGCTAGGCTATATTACGGCCAGCACCTTAACGCTGGAGCACGGTTGGAACTGGAGAATCCCGTTCTACATTATGGCCATTCCGACGATCATCACCGCTCTCTTGATTTGGTTCGTGATTAAGGAGAAGCCTCGCAAGTTTAATGTGGAGGCTCGGGGAGCGGATACGAAAAAGGGCGAGACCCAAAAGACATCCATGTTTGCGTTGTTCAAAAACCGCAACCTTTCGCTCACGTTCATCATGGTATTCTGCTCGCTCTACGGATTTTTCGCGATTCTCACCTGGCTCCCGCAGTATTTGCAGACCGAGCGGGGCTATCAGGGCAGCGATGTCGGCTTCATCTCTTCGCTCGTTCCATGGGCGTCTATTCCCGGAGCACTTTTCTTCGGGTATTTATCGGACAAGTTCGGAAGACGGAAACCCCTGGTTTATATTTTGGTACCAATCGCCGCTCTGTCCATCTATCTGGTTGTGTACACACAAAGCGACGCAGCGATGATGTTCGCCTTAATTGTCTATGGCTTAACCGGCAAGCTGGCGCTGGACCCTGTGCTCGTCGCCTTTGTAGCGGATAACGCACCTAAGGAAGCATACAGCACCGCGTTCGGACTGTACAATTTTATCGGAATGAGCTCCTCCATTCTCGCTCCTTACATTACGGGGTATTTGGTGGATACCACGGGCAGCATGCGGTCCGGTTTTTTCCTGGCCATGATTTTGCTGTTTATCGGTCTGGCTGCGATGATTTTTACCAAAGAAAAACCAAGAACGAGAACGGCCTAA
- a CDS encoding helix-turn-helix transcriptional regulator: MTRMINFLDYMVKEARIRATAPLAPRGSAAERLRLREGGQTGDSVARCSELISDCWVYGAIERGAGSWHTEQRGIIPLQTGAWFIVKPQVQFALLPDAAAGWVLSYFCFDGSRAEELYRYYADGADADGCPDPMLWPARHAQLRALLEVGSEYLLDRAGLLFELLVFDRGSRTERRPAQGKEQLQAELLALLDDAVYEPLEDERLAGMAKMSVPTLRRKVKKYTGYTLHDWVHRLKMEEAKRLLRGSDAPVKHIAALLRYEDAYYFSRLFKKWTGLSPQHYRARD, from the coding sequence ATGACACGGATGATCAACTTCCTGGATTATATGGTCAAGGAGGCGCGGATTCGTGCTACCGCTCCGCTCGCGCCCAGGGGAAGCGCCGCGGAACGCCTGCGGCTGCGGGAGGGCGGCCAGACCGGTGATTCCGTAGCCCGCTGCAGTGAATTGATTAGCGATTGCTGGGTTTATGGGGCGATAGAGCGCGGAGCAGGAAGCTGGCATACGGAGCAGCGGGGCATAATCCCGCTGCAGACGGGGGCGTGGTTCATCGTCAAGCCGCAGGTGCAATTCGCGCTGCTCCCTGATGCTGCCGCAGGATGGGTATTGTCCTACTTCTGCTTCGACGGCTCGCGGGCGGAGGAACTGTATCGTTATTATGCGGATGGAGCAGATGCAGACGGCTGCCCGGACCCGATGTTGTGGCCCGCCCGGCATGCTCAGCTCCGCGCGCTGCTGGAGGTCGGTTCGGAATATTTGCTGGATCGGGCCGGACTGCTGTTCGAATTGCTCGTCTTCGATCGGGGAAGCCGGACGGAACGGCGGCCGGCACAAGGGAAGGAGCAGTTGCAGGCCGAGCTGCTGGCGCTGCTCGACGATGCGGTGTATGAACCGCTCGAGGATGAACGGCTGGCAGGCATGGCGAAGATGTCGGTGCCTACGCTTCGCCGCAAAGTCAAAAAATATACCGGCTATACCCTGCATGACTGGGTACACCGGCTGAAGATGGAAGAAGCAAAGCGGCTGCTTCGCGGGAGCGATGCCCCGGTCAAGCATATCGCCGCCTTGCTCCGGTATGAGGATGCCTATTATTTTTCCCGTTTGTTCAAAAAATGGACGGGCCTCTCCCCCCAGCACTACCGAGCTCGGGATTAA
- a CDS encoding FixH family protein, whose protein sequence is MSVKKRYALYASALLASLLLAAVGYAWKSATVFEPVTRAELGTVQAQIELAANPAAVLQRNELRITLQAADGAPVRDARIEAVLIMPAMLCGTYQVKLEQTEPGIYTGEAVPLMPGTWQAEASFELDGGTFTAMHRFEAMR, encoded by the coding sequence ATGTCCGTCAAGAAGAGATATGCCCTCTATGCTTCGGCGCTGCTCGCGTCGCTGCTGCTCGCCGCCGTCGGCTACGCCTGGAAAAGCGCCACTGTGTTCGAACCGGTCACCCGTGCGGAGCTGGGGACTGTCCAGGCCCAGATCGAGCTGGCGGCGAACCCGGCGGCGGTCCTGCAGCGCAATGAGCTGCGGATTACGCTTCAAGCGGCGGATGGAGCACCTGTCCGCGATGCCCGGATCGAGGCTGTACTCATCATGCCCGCTATGCTCTGCGGCACGTACCAGGTGAAGCTGGAGCAGACGGAGCCGGGCATCTATACGGGCGAAGCGGTTCCGCTCATGCCGGGAACCTGGCAGGCCGAAGCGTCGTTCGAGCTGGACGGCGGAACGTTCACGGCCATGCACCGGTTCGAGGCGATGCGATAA
- the pdaA gene encoding delta-lactam-biosynthetic de-N-acetylase, with translation MKRLIRIGLALALLVQIHAWPAAADGPAFHFGFKKSVNGQLPSINEEGFKDIVDKHGAIFLGDTSKKELYLTFDNGYENGYTPRILDTLKEKKVPAVFFVTGHYVTSQPELLKRMVNEGHIIGNHSWSHPDMTTVSSEQIRQELDKVKSEVTRVTGQKEMAYLRPPRGIFSERTLKLTRDMGYTNVFWSLAYKDWDVHAQRGARYAYDKVTSQLHPGAVILLHSISKDNAEALGSIIDAARQQGYEFVPLDRLQRQPAPGPGPLPKPGT, from the coding sequence ATGAAGCGACTCATCCGTATCGGGCTCGCCCTCGCTCTGCTGGTTCAGATTCACGCCTGGCCGGCTGCCGCAGACGGGCCTGCCTTTCATTTCGGATTCAAGAAAAGCGTGAACGGCCAGCTGCCGTCCATTAACGAGGAAGGCTTCAAAGATATCGTCGACAAGCACGGCGCCATCTTCCTGGGGGACACGAGCAAAAAAGAGCTGTATCTCACCTTCGACAACGGCTATGAGAACGGATATACCCCACGTATTTTGGATACGCTGAAGGAAAAGAAAGTGCCGGCGGTCTTCTTCGTAACCGGTCATTATGTAACGAGCCAGCCGGAGCTGCTAAAGCGCATGGTCAACGAAGGGCATATCATCGGGAACCATTCCTGGAGCCACCCGGATATGACGACAGTGTCTTCCGAACAGATCCGGCAGGAATTGGATAAGGTCAAATCGGAGGTTACCCGGGTTACCGGCCAAAAGGAAATGGCGTACTTGCGGCCGCCGCGCGGCATTTTCAGCGAACGGACGTTGAAGCTGACTCGCGACATGGGCTATACGAACGTATTCTGGTCGCTAGCTTACAAGGACTGGGATGTTCATGCGCAGAGGGGCGCGCGCTACGCCTATGATAAAGTAACGAGCCAGCTTCACCCGGGAGCCGTCATTTTGCTCCACTCGATCTCGAAAGACAACGCCGAAGCGCTCGGTTCGATCATCGATGCGGCCAGACAGCAAGGGTACGAGTTCGTGCCGCTGGATCGCCTTCAGCGCCAGCCGGCCCCGGGGCCGGGCCCGCTACCGAAGCCGGGAACATAG
- a CDS encoding AI-2E family transporter: MQMLKDFFKGPGARRIVTLLFLVVLLFSVRSILNLILLTFILTFLIDRLHTFLYSRLRKYVNIDFRVTVILLYAALLSILGAGTYNFLPKVITQINQLVQIIIQFYKEADVYDNAIMDYIMESLQKIDLASYLNQGFGFLVKSITDISQWGTHLVIALVLSLFFNLDKKRVHEFTNKFRESKVGPFYNELEYFGRKFLYSFGKVIEAQFLIALINSILSTLALWIMGFPQLFGLAIMIFVLGLIPVMGVIISLIPLCAIAFSVGGLSKVVMVIIMIIVIHAIESYILNPKLMSSKVHLPIFYTFAILIVSEHFMGVWGLILGIPIFMFLLDLLEVNVFSKQPKAKTEQAQEKPKA, from the coding sequence ATGCAGATGTTGAAAGATTTTTTCAAAGGACCGGGCGCGAGAAGGATCGTGACTCTACTCTTTCTTGTCGTCCTGCTATTTTCGGTGAGAAGCATTCTCAATCTTATCTTGCTCACCTTTATTTTAACCTTCCTGATCGACCGGCTTCATACCTTTCTTTATTCTCGTCTCCGGAAGTATGTCAACATCGATTTCCGTGTAACCGTCATTCTTCTCTATGCGGCGCTGTTATCCATTTTGGGGGCGGGAACCTATAACTTTTTGCCCAAGGTCATCACCCAGATCAACCAGTTGGTTCAAATTATTATCCAGTTCTACAAGGAAGCGGATGTCTACGACAATGCAATCATGGACTACATTATGGAGTCGCTGCAGAAGATTGATTTGGCCAGCTACCTGAATCAGGGCTTCGGCTTCCTCGTCAAGTCGATTACGGACATCAGCCAATGGGGAACCCATCTGGTTATCGCGCTCGTGCTAAGCTTGTTCTTCAATCTGGACAAGAAGCGGGTGCATGAGTTCACCAACAAATTCAGAGAAAGCAAGGTCGGTCCGTTCTACAACGAATTGGAGTACTTCGGCAGAAAGTTCCTCTACTCCTTCGGCAAAGTTATCGAAGCGCAATTCCTGATCGCGCTCATCAACAGCATTCTGTCCACGCTGGCCCTGTGGATTATGGGCTTCCCGCAATTGTTCGGGCTGGCGATTATGATCTTCGTGCTCGGTCTTATCCCGGTTATGGGCGTTATCATCTCGCTGATTCCGCTCTGCGCGATCGCCTTCAGCGTCGGCGGGCTGAGCAAGGTCGTCATGGTCATCATTATGATTATCGTCATTCATGCTATTGAATCGTATATTTTGAATCCGAAGCTCATGTCCTCGAAGGTGCATCTGCCGATATTCTATACTTTTGCCATCCTGATCGTATCCGAGCATTTTATGGGCGTGTGGGGGCTGATTCTCGGCATTCCGATCTTCATGTTCCTGCTGGATCTGCTGGAGGTCAACGTGTTCTCCAAGCAGCCGAAAGCGAAGACGGAGCAGGCTCAGGAGAAGCCGAAGGCATGA
- a CDS encoding carbohydrate ABC transporter permease, translated as MRRSRRASRALIAAVLSVGSLVMIVPFLWMLITSFDWGARLNIPFPPRLVPREFSIRTFEVAFLNIDMLKYIFNSILVAGGVIAVSLLSALLSGYALSKIRFRGAGVVLVLALSTMMIPFEMTMIPQYLLFNNLGLLDTYWAFYLPALNYAFGTFLAKQFMDQLPGTLREAAIIDGANEWRVFWRVYFPLCTPIVATIIILQFLGVWNDLLWPLLVLSDAAKYTIQLGLAMFTYNQGLNRMPAIIMAATTVSLLPVLVLYLFLQRYIVESIALTGIKQ; from the coding sequence ATGCGGCGCAGCCGCCGCGCGAGCCGCGCCCTGATCGCCGCGGTGCTGTCGGTCGGCTCGCTTGTCATGATCGTGCCGTTCCTGTGGATGCTGATTACGAGCTTCGATTGGGGGGCCAGACTGAATATCCCGTTCCCGCCACGGCTTGTCCCGCGCGAATTTTCGATCCGCACCTTCGAAGTCGCGTTTCTTAATATCGATATGCTCAAGTATATTTTTAATTCCATCCTCGTGGCGGGCGGCGTCATTGCCGTCAGTCTGCTGTCGGCGCTGCTGTCCGGCTACGCGCTCTCGAAGATTCGCTTCCGCGGAGCGGGGGTTGTGCTCGTGCTGGCGCTCAGCACCATGATGATCCCGTTCGAGATGACGATGATCCCGCAATATTTGCTGTTCAACAATCTGGGCCTGCTCGATACGTACTGGGCCTTCTATTTGCCGGCCTTGAACTATGCGTTCGGCACGTTCCTGGCGAAGCAATTCATGGATCAGCTGCCGGGCACGCTGCGGGAGGCGGCGATTATCGACGGCGCGAACGAATGGCGCGTATTTTGGCGCGTCTATTTCCCGCTGTGCACGCCGATTGTAGCGACGATCATCATTTTGCAATTTCTCGGGGTGTGGAACGATCTGCTCTGGCCGCTGCTTGTCCTGAGCGATGCCGCCAAATATACGATCCAGCTCGGCCTGGCGATGTTCACCTACAACCAAGGCTTGAACCGGATGCCGGCGATCATTATGGCCGCGACGACGGTAAGCCTGCTGCCGGTGCTTGTTCTCTACCTGTTCCTGCAGCGCTATATCGTGGAGAGCATCGCATTGACGGGCATCAAGCAGTAG
- the rpiA gene encoding ribose-5-phosphate isomerase RpiA — protein MEAKRGAAEEAVKFIREGMTVGLGTGSTAYWAIHAIGARVAEGLRIQAVATSEATERLARECGIPLLDKLTELDVTIDGADEVDGRLNAIKGGGGALLREKLVAAASRELILIVDDSKCVHRLGAFPLPVEIVPFGAELTMRQIGRLGCRPVLREKEGRPFVTDNGNFIADCAFGRIEQPEELQHGLKRITGVVDHGLFISMASKLIIGHGSGAVSIREREVNDTTKGRET, from the coding sequence ATGGAAGCGAAGCGAGGTGCCGCCGAAGAGGCGGTGAAGTTCATCCGGGAGGGGATGACCGTGGGACTCGGCACCGGCAGCACGGCCTATTGGGCGATTCATGCGATTGGCGCCCGGGTGGCGGAAGGGCTGCGCATCCAAGCGGTGGCCACCTCGGAGGCGACGGAACGGTTGGCACGGGAATGCGGCATTCCGCTGCTGGACAAGCTGACCGAACTTGACGTGACCATTGACGGGGCCGACGAAGTCGATGGCCGGTTGAATGCGATCAAGGGAGGAGGGGGCGCACTGCTGCGCGAGAAGCTGGTCGCTGCCGCGAGCCGCGAGCTGATTCTCATCGTGGACGACAGCAAGTGCGTTCATCGGCTCGGCGCCTTTCCGCTTCCGGTCGAAATCGTCCCGTTCGGAGCGGAGCTGACGATGCGCCAGATTGGCCGGCTCGGCTGCCGTCCCGTTCTTCGCGAGAAGGAAGGGCGCCCGTTCGTGACGGACAACGGCAATTTCATCGCAGATTGCGCATTCGGGCGCATCGAGCAGCCGGAAGAGCTGCAGCATGGGCTGAAGCGGATTACGGGCGTCGTGGATCACGGGCTGTTCATCAGTATGGCGAGCAAGTTGATCATCGGCCACGGGAGCGGCGCCGTCAGCATCCGAGAGCGCGAAGTGAACGATACGACAAAGGGGAGAGAGACATGA
- a CDS encoding antibiotic biosynthesis monooxygenase: MLVVTNTIRIKAGHGKQVAARFAEAKGVQQMPGFIRLEVWLGEGKEGEEELKVCTVWENEEAFRGWTSSDAFRESHRGGSEAKEYMLGASLNKYDMVVSHNA, from the coding sequence ATGTTGGTCGTTACGAATACGATTCGCATTAAGGCAGGTCACGGCAAGCAGGTCGCCGCACGGTTCGCAGAAGCGAAGGGCGTGCAGCAAATGCCCGGGTTCATCCGTCTGGAAGTATGGCTGGGCGAAGGCAAGGAAGGCGAAGAAGAGCTGAAGGTGTGCACCGTATGGGAGAATGAAGAGGCGTTCCGCGGCTGGACCTCCAGCGACGCCTTCCGCGAATCTCACCGCGGCGGCAGCGAAGCGAAGGAGTATATGCTGGGCGCTTCGTTGAACAAATATGACATGGTCGTCAGCCATAACGCCTGA
- a CDS encoding DUF1697 domain-containing protein — protein MAIYIALLRGINVSGHKRIKMAELRTIFAKMGLQQVQTYIQSGNVLFVTEEEEAPLRQRIEQGILAALDMPVTVILRTASELERLIADCPYPEDTSPGKVSLYAAFMTEAPAEEQLRRLPGGENEPDKFSPHGRDMYLLFDQSIRNSKLANQVTKLGVPSTTRNWNTVKKLSAMAQAMTE, from the coding sequence ATGGCTATCTATATCGCTCTGCTGCGAGGCATTAACGTCAGCGGCCATAAGCGGATCAAAATGGCGGAATTAAGGACGATCTTTGCAAAAATGGGGCTGCAGCAGGTGCAGACTTATATCCAGAGCGGGAATGTCCTGTTCGTTACCGAGGAGGAAGAAGCGCCGCTTCGCCAGCGCATCGAGCAGGGCATCCTGGCGGCCCTGGATATGCCGGTCACGGTTATCCTGCGGACCGCATCGGAGCTGGAGCGGCTGATCGCGGATTGCCCTTATCCGGAAGACACGTCCCCGGGCAAGGTGAGCCTGTACGCAGCCTTCATGACCGAAGCACCGGCGGAAGAACAGCTCCGGCGCCTCCCCGGCGGAGAGAATGAACCGGACAAGTTCTCCCCTCACGGGCGGGATATGTATCTCTTGTTCGATCAGAGCATACGGAACTCCAAGCTGGCCAATCAGGTTACTAAGCTGGGCGTTCCGTCAACGACGCGCAACTGGAACACGGTGAAGAAGCTCTCGGCCATGGCGCAAGCGATGACGGAGTGA
- a CDS encoding Gfo/Idh/MocA family protein, with protein MIRVAMVSFWHVHANDYARQAEEHPDTEIVAVWDEIPERGRKEAEARGVPFFESLDELLKQDGIDAVIVDTPTNMHREVMVKAAAAGKHIFTEKVVAATLHEANEIVDAAKKAGIVLTVSLPRLNDGYTEAIQQVLAEGLLGKLTLVRVRLSHNGAIAGWLPEHFFNAEQCQGGALIDLGCHPMYLTRLFLGEPDRVSAHYGYVTGKDVEDNAVAVLQYDNGALGLVEAGFVNSCSPFTIELQGTDGTLLYGTPESRLLVSSSRLEAQVGSGWVERDIPANRPSAFHQWVSHIQQGTAADANIHMALELTRLMEAANLSVRHNRPIRLDELQP; from the coding sequence ATGATTAGAGTAGCGATGGTCAGCTTCTGGCATGTGCATGCCAATGATTATGCCCGCCAGGCGGAGGAGCATCCGGATACGGAGATCGTGGCCGTCTGGGACGAGATTCCCGAACGGGGCCGGAAGGAAGCGGAGGCGCGCGGCGTCCCGTTCTTCGAATCGCTGGACGAACTGCTGAAGCAGGACGGCATTGACGCCGTCATCGTGGACACGCCGACCAACATGCACCGCGAGGTGATGGTGAAGGCGGCGGCGGCAGGCAAGCATATTTTCACGGAAAAGGTCGTAGCGGCGACGCTCCATGAAGCGAATGAAATCGTGGACGCGGCGAAGAAGGCCGGCATCGTCCTGACCGTCTCGCTCCCGCGGCTGAATGACGGCTACACCGAGGCGATTCAACAGGTGCTCGCGGAGGGGCTGCTCGGGAAGTTGACGCTCGTTCGCGTCCGCCTGTCCCATAACGGAGCGATTGCCGGCTGGCTGCCGGAGCATTTTTTCAATGCCGAGCAATGTCAGGGCGGAGCGCTGATTGATCTGGGCTGCCATCCGATGTATTTGACGCGCCTGTTCCTCGGCGAGCCGGATCGGGTCAGCGCCCACTACGGCTATGTCACCGGCAAGGACGTCGAAGATAATGCCGTCGCCGTGCTCCAATACGATAACGGCGCCCTCGGGCTTGTGGAAGCGGGCTTCGTGAACAGCTGCTCCCCGTTCACGATCGAGCTGCAAGGTACGGACGGAACGCTGCTGTACGGCACGCCGGAGAGCCGGCTGCTCGTGAGCAGCAGCCGCTTGGAAGCGCAGGTCGGCAGCGGCTGGGTCGAACGCGACATTCCAGCCAACCGGCCAAGCGCCTTCCATCAATGGGTGAGCCATATCCAGCAAGGCACGGCCGCTGATGCCAATATACATATGGCCCTCGAGCTGACCCGGTTGATGGAAGCGGCCAATCTGTCGGTCCGGCATAACCGGCCGATCCGTCTGGACGAGCTTCAGCCCTAA
- a CDS encoding extracellular solute-binding protein, producing the protein MKRSVWICLALSLALVLSACSGGGSSGGAPAKNYEKVSDMKGTVRIALAGWQMENGVDTLTGRKTVGFNPFIQDTFKKMYPSIELKVTQIPWENALAKQKAMLLSNDVDLLYTGGAYANQFYQQGLLRDIDDLIAGDSSFDPGIYLEGVFKNSYSVRSLDGMKQFGIPVILGKRMVVYDKQIFEDWGVEPLSANPTPEEILEKAKKMTGMNPKTGKQNYGLWFSGNSLNQSTFVSLSYAYDVNGVEGRLDKLRDLTWNLNSPEMAKVMEWFKEAAPLAPKAFINGQGAENFGLEDNNIAIAIDSSGGAAFNEYRSSGKAELVDRFVPVLNMGPNGEGWVAVDPFVMAKNVQDEKAAWEVMKFLTSYDMQRHLYENGLATPTLKKADFVDEKDVYTSKAMELADIARKNLIDEANPFYNTRMVPVINGFISQAANGNPTDIGKLLSDLQAEAVKWSAEQ; encoded by the coding sequence ATGAAGAGATCGGTATGGATCTGTCTCGCGCTGTCGCTGGCGCTCGTATTGAGCGCCTGTTCCGGAGGCGGTTCGTCCGGCGGGGCGCCGGCGAAGAATTATGAGAAGGTGTCGGACATGAAGGGCACGGTGCGAATCGCGCTTGCCGGCTGGCAGATGGAGAACGGCGTCGACACCTTGACCGGGCGCAAGACCGTCGGGTTCAATCCGTTCATTCAAGATACATTCAAGAAGATGTATCCGAGTATCGAGCTGAAGGTGACCCAGATTCCGTGGGAGAACGCCTTGGCGAAGCAAAAGGCGATGCTGCTCTCCAACGATGTCGATCTCCTCTATACGGGCGGAGCTTACGCCAATCAGTTTTATCAGCAGGGGCTGCTGCGGGATATCGATGATCTGATCGCCGGCGACAGCAGCTTCGATCCCGGCATTTATTTGGAGGGCGTCTTCAAAAATTCATACAGCGTCCGCTCCCTGGACGGCATGAAGCAGTTCGGCATTCCGGTCATTCTCGGCAAGCGGATGGTTGTCTATGACAAACAGATTTTCGAGGATTGGGGCGTAGAGCCGCTGTCCGCGAACCCGACGCCAGAGGAGATTCTGGAGAAGGCGAAGAAAATGACGGGGATGAACCCGAAGACCGGCAAGCAGAACTATGGGCTCTGGTTCAGCGGCAACAGCTTGAATCAGTCGACCTTCGTATCGCTGTCCTATGCTTATGATGTGAATGGGGTGGAAGGCCGTCTCGATAAGCTGCGGGATCTGACATGGAATCTCAATTCCCCGGAGATGGCCAAAGTAATGGAATGGTTCAAGGAAGCGGCGCCGCTGGCGCCGAAGGCATTCATCAACGGGCAGGGCGCCGAGAACTTCGGCCTCGAGGACAACAATATCGCGATCGCTATCGATTCGTCGGGAGGAGCGGCCTTCAATGAATACCGCAGCTCGGGCAAGGCGGAGCTGGTCGATCGCTTCGTTCCGGTCCTCAATATGGGGCCGAACGGAGAAGGCTGGGTGGCGGTCGATCCGTTCGTCATGGCGAAGAACGTGCAGGATGAGAAGGCGGCGTGGGAAGTGATGAAGTTCCTCACCAGTTATGACATGCAGAGACATTTGTATGAGAACGGGTTGGCGACGCCGACCTTGAAAAAGGCGGATTTCGTCGATGAGAAGGACGTCTATACCTCGAAGGCGATGGAACTGGCCGACATCGCGCGCAAAAATCTGATCGATGAGGCGAACCCGTTCTACAATACCCGGATGGTTCCGGTCATCAACGGCTTCATCAGCCAGGCCGCGAACGGCAATCCGACCGATATCGGCAAGCTGCTGTCCGATCTGCAGGCGGAAGCGGTGAAATGGTCGGCCGAGCAGTAA